A genomic segment from Nicotiana tabacum cultivar K326 chromosome 9, ASM71507v2, whole genome shotgun sequence encodes:
- the LOC107759615 gene encoding uncharacterized protein LOC107759615 isoform X1 — MRIIVSNWKFDRYLYWWWEISVTRWNGRGVRKLAQTPCHKKVLELEAAVMSPAARSKSKDKKMSKEPPKVASKPSSANAGGGVPTSGYNPLLGTFHTLDTAPVTSNAALHVNGRFRNIDETDDPSGHSLGAGGEYDAVSNNGSWSGESEDHKERTSNLPSRQEILPGADNDKREKIRQKNERKHQRQKEKRAQELHEKCSGYLMSRKLEALAQQLVAMGFSLERSTMALILNEGRVEESVAWLFEGGEEANKDKEHNLDTGGNLKIDISEELARIAHMEIRYKCSKQEVERAVVACEGDLEKAEETLRSQKQEPASVPSKPEETGDPPTVGNGKLPIATGQILTRVPVKPSLSSTIPAKRDEKDFNYTKVAAAAGPPLDPGSKNIPLLKRVPPKLDWAMSPQVSVPVDKRWPNGGSNPSVSYSLASSLQASPPPPKTEARYVAVGNELKNLQIGTVREPVIVMQRPQSVNARHTPTSNVSSSPPGTAVSWYPSNIAETMTPNGMIPHIPCTRSLSMNGVSTNQLYNRLHYQQHPHPEQFVSSNGTLESPGSNRGNSLWSNTGASQTQTIAAASSLGLFSGLGTNGTSGPSSPVDWNTGGGSMLQQLDYANIDWSLDRGSLSSRTGGMWPTMNSFMQNHARKYDSFTPGLAVKSTIRPDLRNGIGIPIPGLHDGASTAESSAGGSREWTSPFEERDLFSLPRQFVSSPSL, encoded by the exons ATGAGAATTATTGTGTCAAATTGGAAATTTGATCGGTACCTCTACTGGTGGTGGGAGATATCAGTCACCCGGTGGAATGGTCGAGGTGTACGCAAGCTGGCCCAAACACCATGTCATAAAAAA GTTTTGGAATTAGAAGCTGCAGTAATGTCTCCGGCAGCTAGGTCCAAGTCAAAGGATAAAAAGATGAGCAAGGAACCACCCAAAGTTGCTTCAAAGCCTTCAAGTGCAAATGCAGGCGGTGGGGTTCCCACTAGTGGATACAATCCTCTTCTGGGGACATTCCATACACTTGACACAGCTCCTGTGACTTCGAATGCTGCTCTTCATGTCAATGGTCGTTTCAGAAACATTGATGAGACAGATGACCCTAGTGGGCACTCTCTCGGAGCTGGTGGAGAGTATGATGCTGTTTCCAATAATGGTAGCTGGTCTGGTGAGTCGGAGGATCATAAAGAGAGAACTTCTAATCTTCCTTCCCGACAAGAGATATTACCTGGTGCTGATAATGACAAGCGGGAAAAAATCCGTCAGAAAAATGAGAGGAAGCATCAACGTCAGAAGGAGAAGCGAGCACAAGAGTTGCATGAAAAGTGTAGTGGCTATCTCATGTCAAGAAAGCTGGAAGCACTTGCTCAGCAGCTTGTGGCTATGGGGTTCTCCTTGGAACGGTCAACTATGGCTCTTATTCTGAATGAAGGCAGAGTAGAAGAGTCAGTAGCATGGTTATTTGAAGGAGGCGAAGAAGCAAACAAAGACAAGGAACACAATCTTGATACTGGGGGTAATTTGAAAATTGACATATCAGAAGAGCTTGCTCGCATCGCGCACATGGAAATTAGATATAAGTGCTCCAAGCAGGAGGTTGAAAGAGCAGTAGTTGCCTGCGAGGGTGATCTTGAAAAGGCTGAAGAGACTTTGAGATCACAAAAGCAGGAGCCCGCCTCTGTTCCGTCCAAGCCAGAAGAAACTGGCGATCCTCCTACTGTGGGTAATGGCAAGCTACCAATTGCCACCGGCCAGATTCTAACAAGAGTACCTGTAAAACCTTCATTATCTAGTACAATACCAGCAAAGAGAGATGAGAAAGACTTCAATTATACTAAAGTTGCTGCCGCAGCAGGGCCTCCTTTGGATCCTGGGAGCAAAAACATACCATTGCTGAAAAGGGTTCCGCCAAAATTGGACTGGGCCATGTCACCACAAGTGTCAGTACCTGTTGATAAAAGGTGGCCAAATGGAGGATCAAATCCTTCTGTTTCCTATTCTTTGGCATCTTCTTTGCAGGCATCACCTCCACCGCCCAAGACAGAAGCTCGTTATGTGGCTGTTGGAAATGAATTGAAGAATCTACAGATAGGAACTGTGAGAGAACCAGTTATAGTCATGCAACGACCCCAGTCTGTCAATGCCAGGCACACTCCCACCTCAAATGTAAGCTCATCTCCTCCAGGAACAGCAGTGTCGTGGTATCCTAGTAATATTGCTGAAACAATGACACCCAATGGTATGATTCCACATATTCCGTGCACAAGAAGCCTGAGCATGAATGGTGTCAGCACTAACCAATTGTATAACCGGCTTCATTATCAACAGCACCCGCATCCAGAGCAATTTGTTTCCAGCAATGGCACACTCGAATCACCAGGATCTAACCGGGGAAATAGTTTGTGGAGTAACACAGGTGCATCCCAGACACAAACAATTGCTGCAGCTTCCTCACTTGGACTCTTCTCCGGGTTGGGCACCAATGGTACTTCTGGGCCATCGTCTCCTGTTGACTGGAACACCGGCGGTGGCTCAATGCTGCAGCAGCTAGATTACGCCAACATAGACTGGAGTTTAGATCGCGGCTCATTGTCGTCGAGAACAGGTGGTATGTGGCCAACAATGAACTCTTTTATGCAAAACCATGCTCGTAAATATGATTCATTTACCCCTGGACTCGCTGTAAAGTCTACCATAAGACCTGATCTGCGCAATGGGATTGGTATACCGATTCCCGGGTTGCACGATGGAGCAAGTACAGCAGAATCGTCGGCTGGTGGTTCTCGGGAGTGGACTTCTCCTTTTGAAGAGAGAGACCTTTTTAGCTTACCAAGACAGTTTGTTTCTTCTCCCTCGCTGTAG
- the LOC107759615 gene encoding uncharacterized protein LOC107759615 isoform X2 codes for MSPAARSKSKDKKMSKEPPKVASKPSSANAGGGVPTSGYNPLLGTFHTLDTAPVTSNAALHVNGRFRNIDETDDPSGHSLGAGGEYDAVSNNGSWSGESEDHKERTSNLPSRQEILPGADNDKREKIRQKNERKHQRQKEKRAQELHEKCSGYLMSRKLEALAQQLVAMGFSLERSTMALILNEGRVEESVAWLFEGGEEANKDKEHNLDTGGNLKIDISEELARIAHMEIRYKCSKQEVERAVVACEGDLEKAEETLRSQKQEPASVPSKPEETGDPPTVGNGKLPIATGQILTRVPVKPSLSSTIPAKRDEKDFNYTKVAAAAGPPLDPGSKNIPLLKRVPPKLDWAMSPQVSVPVDKRWPNGGSNPSVSYSLASSLQASPPPPKTEARYVAVGNELKNLQIGTVREPVIVMQRPQSVNARHTPTSNVSSSPPGTAVSWYPSNIAETMTPNGMIPHIPCTRSLSMNGVSTNQLYNRLHYQQHPHPEQFVSSNGTLESPGSNRGNSLWSNTGASQTQTIAAASSLGLFSGLGTNGTSGPSSPVDWNTGGGSMLQQLDYANIDWSLDRGSLSSRTGGMWPTMNSFMQNHARKYDSFTPGLAVKSTIRPDLRNGIGIPIPGLHDGASTAESSAGGSREWTSPFEERDLFSLPRQFVSSPSL; via the coding sequence ATGTCTCCGGCAGCTAGGTCCAAGTCAAAGGATAAAAAGATGAGCAAGGAACCACCCAAAGTTGCTTCAAAGCCTTCAAGTGCAAATGCAGGCGGTGGGGTTCCCACTAGTGGATACAATCCTCTTCTGGGGACATTCCATACACTTGACACAGCTCCTGTGACTTCGAATGCTGCTCTTCATGTCAATGGTCGTTTCAGAAACATTGATGAGACAGATGACCCTAGTGGGCACTCTCTCGGAGCTGGTGGAGAGTATGATGCTGTTTCCAATAATGGTAGCTGGTCTGGTGAGTCGGAGGATCATAAAGAGAGAACTTCTAATCTTCCTTCCCGACAAGAGATATTACCTGGTGCTGATAATGACAAGCGGGAAAAAATCCGTCAGAAAAATGAGAGGAAGCATCAACGTCAGAAGGAGAAGCGAGCACAAGAGTTGCATGAAAAGTGTAGTGGCTATCTCATGTCAAGAAAGCTGGAAGCACTTGCTCAGCAGCTTGTGGCTATGGGGTTCTCCTTGGAACGGTCAACTATGGCTCTTATTCTGAATGAAGGCAGAGTAGAAGAGTCAGTAGCATGGTTATTTGAAGGAGGCGAAGAAGCAAACAAAGACAAGGAACACAATCTTGATACTGGGGGTAATTTGAAAATTGACATATCAGAAGAGCTTGCTCGCATCGCGCACATGGAAATTAGATATAAGTGCTCCAAGCAGGAGGTTGAAAGAGCAGTAGTTGCCTGCGAGGGTGATCTTGAAAAGGCTGAAGAGACTTTGAGATCACAAAAGCAGGAGCCCGCCTCTGTTCCGTCCAAGCCAGAAGAAACTGGCGATCCTCCTACTGTGGGTAATGGCAAGCTACCAATTGCCACCGGCCAGATTCTAACAAGAGTACCTGTAAAACCTTCATTATCTAGTACAATACCAGCAAAGAGAGATGAGAAAGACTTCAATTATACTAAAGTTGCTGCCGCAGCAGGGCCTCCTTTGGATCCTGGGAGCAAAAACATACCATTGCTGAAAAGGGTTCCGCCAAAATTGGACTGGGCCATGTCACCACAAGTGTCAGTACCTGTTGATAAAAGGTGGCCAAATGGAGGATCAAATCCTTCTGTTTCCTATTCTTTGGCATCTTCTTTGCAGGCATCACCTCCACCGCCCAAGACAGAAGCTCGTTATGTGGCTGTTGGAAATGAATTGAAGAATCTACAGATAGGAACTGTGAGAGAACCAGTTATAGTCATGCAACGACCCCAGTCTGTCAATGCCAGGCACACTCCCACCTCAAATGTAAGCTCATCTCCTCCAGGAACAGCAGTGTCGTGGTATCCTAGTAATATTGCTGAAACAATGACACCCAATGGTATGATTCCACATATTCCGTGCACAAGAAGCCTGAGCATGAATGGTGTCAGCACTAACCAATTGTATAACCGGCTTCATTATCAACAGCACCCGCATCCAGAGCAATTTGTTTCCAGCAATGGCACACTCGAATCACCAGGATCTAACCGGGGAAATAGTTTGTGGAGTAACACAGGTGCATCCCAGACACAAACAATTGCTGCAGCTTCCTCACTTGGACTCTTCTCCGGGTTGGGCACCAATGGTACTTCTGGGCCATCGTCTCCTGTTGACTGGAACACCGGCGGTGGCTCAATGCTGCAGCAGCTAGATTACGCCAACATAGACTGGAGTTTAGATCGCGGCTCATTGTCGTCGAGAACAGGTGGTATGTGGCCAACAATGAACTCTTTTATGCAAAACCATGCTCGTAAATATGATTCATTTACCCCTGGACTCGCTGTAAAGTCTACCATAAGACCTGATCTGCGCAATGGGATTGGTATACCGATTCCCGGGTTGCACGATGGAGCAAGTACAGCAGAATCGTCGGCTGGTGGTTCTCGGGAGTGGACTTCTCCTTTTGAAGAGAGAGACCTTTTTAGCTTACCAAGACAGTTTGTTTCTTCTCCCTCGCTGTAG
- the LOC107759616 gene encoding uncharacterized protein LOC107759616 yields the protein MAFSSSSSSSLLLHFKLSLPHTQNPFRRFSSNSCYVPPRILPKCCSQSFKSRTLFKCYSQRQSSEQKTEEILEGEVVGIREEVYDFERLFSNLNQATLKREAGSLSSAIFLVAGTTVGAGILAIPAVTQESGFLASAVVCIICWIFMVVTGLLIAEVNVKTMCELGSGGVSLVSMVRRTLGNTGVQVACWSYIFIHYALLVAYVARSSDILTNFSGIPSWETATLFSLLLGGICFSGSQRTIGSVNGVLVLGIVASFTALVVVASGDLHWEALLKANFEAAPQSIPIIALSFVYQNVVPVLCTNLEGDLSKVRSVIVFGTAIPLALFLVWDGVILGTITTLGTEADKIVDPLQLLRATNGIVGPIVDVFSLLAIATSYIGFVLGLVDFLADLLKLPSGPNRPLPYLLTLVPPLILSQLDPEIFFKALDFAGTYGVLVLFGLLPAAMSWSDRYSVSTQTPNLPPLVPGGKITLSLIFGGAAFVILSEIIENFAHA from the exons AtggccttttcttcttcttcttcttcttctctattaCTTCATTTCAAGCTTTCCCTTCCTCATACGCAAAACCCATTTCGTAGATTTTCTTCAAATTCTTGTTATGTACCTCCTAGGATTTTACCCAAATGCTGTTCTCAAAGCTTTAAGTCACGAACTTTGTTCAAGTGTTACTCCCAAAGACAGTCAAGTGAACAAAAAACTGAAGAAATATTGGAAGGAGAAGTAGTGGGTATAAGGGAAGAAGTGTATGACTTTGAAAGACTGTTTTCTAACCTCAATCAAGCCACTTTGAAGAGAGAAGCAG GAAGCCTCAGCAGTGCCATTTTTCTCGTTGCTGGCACCACT GTAGGTGCAGGTATTCTTGCTATTCCGGCCGTCACACAAGAATCTGGATTTCTAGCCTCTGCAGTAGTTTGCATTATTTGCTGGATTTTTATG GTAGTGACTGGACTACTTATTGCGGAAGTAAATGTGAAGACAATGTGTGAGCTTGGTTCAGGCGGTGTGTCATTG GTGTCAATGGTCAGGAGAACGCTAGGAAATACAGGAGTGCAAGTAGCTTG CTGGTCGTACATTTTCATCCATTACGCCCTTCTTGTTGCTTACGTCGCTCGTTCTTCAGATATATTGACAAACTTCAGCGGGATTCCATC ATGGGAAACCGCAACCTTGTTTTCACTGCTTCTTGGAGGGATTTGCTTCTCTGGAAG CCAGAGAACTATCGGGTCGGTTAACGGTGTCCTTGTCCTTGGTATCGTCGCCTCTTTCACAGCTCTTGTG GTTGTTGCCAGTGGAGACTTGCACTGGGAGGCTCTTCTGAAAGCTAATTTTGAAGCTGCTCCTCAAAGTATACCCATAATTGCACTTTCTTTTGTTTATCAG AATGTTGTACCTGTTCTCTGTACAAATCTTGAAGGGGACCTGTCAAAAGTCAG GAGTGTTATAGTTTTCGGGACAGCAATTCCACTTGCTCTGTTTCTTGTTTGGGATGGTGTCATTTTGGGAACAATCACAACTCTTGGTACTGAAGCAGACAAAATTGTAGATCCACTACAACTACTGCGGGCTACTAATGGAATTGTTGGG CCAATAGTTGATGTCTTTTCGCTTCTGGCAATTGCTACTTCTTATATCGGATTTGTCTTGGGCCTTGTGGACTTTCTTGCTGACT TGCTGAAACTACCATCAGGTCCGAACAGGCCTCTGCCTTACCTACTTACTTTGGTGCCTCCCCTGATACTTTCACAGCTAGATCCAGAGATATTCTTCAAAGCATTGGATTTTGCTGGAACCTATGGAG TTTTGGTGCTTTTCGGACTTCTTCCAGCTGCAATGTCCTGGTCCGACAGATATTCGGTATCAACTCAAACTCCAAACCTACCCCCGCTGGTTCCTGGAGGAAAGATCACTCTCTCACTTATTTTTGGAGGTGCAGCATTTGTCATTCTTTCAGAAATAATAGAGAACTTTGCACATGCATAG
- the LOC107759617 gene encoding THO complex subunit 7A-like, producing MSIKGRKIAGKGETMASHYAFGQLEDEIIIKHRLLTRTTTTRGEPPLKKLQKKFTTFASEIEKEADNYGDCKRLAKAFLQELNAFEIPLLKSKTVIDANVREKENFNDLKGEINVQILQAQADIEDLKRQLEESKVERKHKEEGEVIRKLIAMQPPRSETQKVLTELEKDLAALEAENTASSRTLDLRKKQFALLLHVVDELQNTIEEEQRSLVEEMRNVVDDHNKSGIEDVTVGPEAMIVD from the exons atgtCGATAAAAGGTAGAAAGATTGCTGGGAAGGGGGAGACAATGGCATCACATTATGCATTTGGACAACTTGAAGACGAGATAATTATTAAGCATAGACTTCTGACTCGGACAACCACCACTAGAGGTGAACCGCCACTGAAGAAACTCCAAAAGAAGTTTACTACTTTTGCCTCGGAGATAGAGAAGGAAGCTGATAACTACGGAGATTGTAAAAGACTTGCTAAAGCATTCTTGCAAGAGCTTAATGCGTTTGAGATTCCGCTCCTAAAGAGCAAAACAGTAATAGATGCAAATGTTAGAGAAAAGGAGAATTTCAACGACCTGAAAGGTGAAATCAACGTGCAGATTTTACAAGCTCAGGCGGATATAGAAGATCTCAAGAGGCAACTTGAAGAAAGCAAGGTTGAAAGGAAGCATAAAGAAGAGGGTGAGGTGATCAGGAAGTTGATTGCTATGCAACCTCCAAGATCCGAAACTCAGAAGGTTTTAACAGAGCTTGAGAAAGATTTAGCTGCGTTGGAAGCAGAGAATACTGCTAGTTCAAGGACATTGGACCTTCGAAAAAAGCAGTTTGCCCTTTTATTGCATGTG GTCGATGAGTTGCAGAACACAATAGAGGAAGAGCAGAGGAGTTTAGTCGAAGAGATGAGGAACGTAGTCGATGATCATAACAAGAGTGGAATCGAGGATGTTACTGTGGGTCCTGAGGCAATGATTGTGGATTAG